A window from Penicillium oxalicum strain HP7-1 chromosome VIII, whole genome shotgun sequence encodes these proteins:
- a CDS encoding Vanadium chloroperoxidase, translating into MQDLGFVLGYFVATGGHGNRLVKSNELGFPGGAILPFGGAVAVQSLADNLLADLCYTRPRAGNFRFRDDAANPVKLVPVDPNQSDVKRAVHQYHAPLYGITAKRFAVHDDHIVADPPVKDGKISTVDEEAEFSGAFQEVIRLGGAPELFSTCRQPNETTGAYFWAYDGANLIGTPPRFYNRILRTLAWKNKRDGPTDENTNAEFARLFALANVAMADAGTLCWREKYHHDFLRPISAVREDANQSMVDPFWRALGAPSTNTDQISFTPPFPSYPSGHATFGAAFCQIVRLFYRRIGVTNFEEDGPDNISFEIVSDELDGVSRDLRQTYDPTQLITNQPGTARTRVKRRFESLWEAIFENAISRVWLGVHWRFDAFASNDVLVSSTGEPTSKTENEPCEARHYKKASDIKYMTSGSRTDQPGSFPIGGVPLGLEIANDIFRNNLQPTPKELQPSPYGGLVHLTSQKTAEKHRIGL; encoded by the exons ATGCAGGACCTGGGCTTTGTGCTAGGATATTTCGTTGCCACTGGTGGACATGGAAACAGACTCGTCAAGTCGAATGAACTTGGC TTCCCTGGCGGGGCAATATTGCCGTTTGGTGGAGCTGTTGCGGTCCAGTCCCTAGCTGACAACCTGCTAGCAGACTTGTGTTACACAAG GCCCCGGGCTGGTAATTTCCGCTTTAGAGATGACGCGGCGAATCCGGTGAAACTAGTTCCAGTAGACCCAAATCAATCGGACGTGAAGAGGGCAGTACATCAATACCATGCGCCATTGTACGGAATCACAGCGAAGCGGTTTGCGGTGCATGATGACCACATTGTGGCTGATCCTCCTGTAAAAGATGGCAAGATCTCCACCGTCGATGAAGAAGCTGAATTCTCTGGTGCTTTCCAAGAAGTGATACGCCTCGGGGGGGCACCGGAGTTATTTTCAACCTGCCGGCAACCCAATGAGACTACGGGAGCGTATTTCTGGGCCTACGATGGTGCAAACCTTATTGGCACTCCACCGCGATTTTACAACCGTATTCTTCGAACTTTGGCATGGAAGAACAAACGAGATGGTCCAACCGATGAAAACACGAACGCAGAATTCGCGCGTCTGTTTGCCCTTGCAAATGTGGCAATGGCGGATGCTGGCACCCTTTGCTGGCGAGAGAAGTATCACCATGACTTTTTGCGCCCAATTTCGGCTGTTCGTGAGGATGCCAACCAGTCGATGGTAGACCCATTCTGGCGCGCACTGGGTGCGCCCTCAACAAATACGGATCAAATATCGTTCACACCACCGTTTCCATCTTACCCTTCAGGGCATGCCACATTCGGTGCAGCCTTCTGCCAGATTGTGCGACTATTCTATAGGAGAATTGGTGTCACGAACTTCGAAGAGGACGGGCCTGACAACATTTCTTTCGAAATCGTATCGGACGAGCTTGATGGTGTCAGTCGCGACTTACGACAGACATACGACCCAACGCAACTGATAACGAATCAGCCGGGAACGGCTCGGACACGCGTCAAACGCCGGTTTGAAAGCTTGTGGGAAGCGATATTTGAGAACGCCATTAGCCGTGTATGGCTTGGAGTCCACTGGCGATTCGATGCATTCGCTTCAAATGACGTACTTGTATCTTCCACCGGCGAACCGACCTCCAAAACGGAAAATGAGCCATGTGAAGCCCGTCACTACAAGAAAGCGTCTGATATTAAATATATGACCTCTGGGTCACGCACCGATCAACCTGGGAGTTTCCCCATTGGTGGTGTCCCACTGGGGCTTGAAATCGCCAATGATATTTTCCGCAACAATCTCCAGCCTACGCCAAAAGAATTGCAGCCTTCTCCCTACGGGGGTCTGGTCCATTTAACAAGTCAGAAAACCGCTGAAAAGCACAGGATAGGGCTATAA